TCACGCATAGTGCGATCCAACGTTTCGAAACAGTGTCTGCTCATCATAGGCGCCTCATCCCATACAATTAACTTTGCCGCTTTAACTAATTCTGCACGATCTGATCCTGCCTCCATTTTCTTGCAAGTACTGAATTCGTCTGCATCTATCGGAATACCAAATCTGGAATGTACGGTTCTACCTCCTTCCAACAACAATGCTGCAATTCCACTTGATGCGGTATTTAGAACAATCATACCTTTAGATCGGATAGCTGACGAGAGTGCTCTGTATACGAAGGTTTTTCCTGTGCCTCCATAACCATAAAGAAAGAACACTCCACCGCTATCATTTAAAACTGCATCCAGAATCTGTTCGTATACCCCTCTTTGCTCATCTGTTATCATCGCCATAAGTCTTTCATTTTCCTTTAGCTGATCTTCCACAACATAATTAAGCTCATCATCTATAAGGCGATTGCCGTTGTAATCTCCAAAATTTTCTGGCTTTGGCATGTGGGGCCATTTCTTGAGGCTACGACCATTGCTGAGCAAATGATCTATGGTCAAGTTCATATCTGCAAGTTTGATAATCCAGATATTAAATTAACATAGACATTCTTACAATAAGAAAATTTAATTGGACAAAACTCACCAGGTCTTCCAGTTTCTCGCCGCTTCTTGTAAAGAATATCGTCGGTAAGATACTCCCAAGTAGCTTCCCACACTACATGAGGCTGAGACAACGATTTGGAAACCAACATTCTCGCAAAAAGCTTCCTTGCATACGTCGCAGAACTACAGTCACTGGCATCTTTGATAGCTTCTATGAATTCCTTGTCATCATCCATCAATCCCAACGCATAGCAAGCATCTTCGTATGTATGATATAAAACACCATCAACTGTTCTTATATCCTCGTATGATGTCGGCCCTCTTACCCAGTTTAGCAATACTCTTAAGAAATATAGCTCATCACCTGATGGCTGAATATGCGCAATCCTCCCTATCGCAAAGCCTCGTTTCCGTGGTACCCATTCTCTCGTACCTGATTTCCAAACGAATTTTGTTGGAAATTCCGCATATGTCAACTCTCTTGCCTCTGCATATTTTCTGTTTGCTATGAACCAGGCCAAAAACATGGTTTGGTTGACAGTCTTTTTGTTGAGAATACTCTCAATAGGTTCGTCTTCATCAAAAAATACCAGTTCCTGATCCGGAAGATGAAAGCCAAGTTTCTCTACAGAAGTAGTACGAAAATGTGTAGGAAAAGCAAGAATCCGCCAAGACGACTCGCATGCAGTAATATATCTAATTAAGAAACACGAAAACATAAATGAGTAAAGATGAACCTTGGCCAGAAAATGTAAAAGATAGATAAACTCTATTtgttaataatgtatttattttatttataacaaatgagttatataaatttcatctatgatatttgatattttttaaagtttatacatatatatttgtacTAATAGTAATAGATTATTGATGTAATTTCGTTTCCTTTGAAGAGACATAGAGTACAATACAAATTTTGTATTATCTTAGAATTTTttcgtattatatttttttaatagcggATTACTTGCGCAAACTTGGATTGGAGAAATTAAGTTAATGTATAAAGTTCAATATTCTAAttagtattaatttattgatcTTCTATAATTAATGAATAGCTTATAGAGTTTCTactgaatttttaatatattgttataAATTTATAGAATATAGTACTTTCTAAATAGTAACACGAATtggtataaatataataatacctGCAGTCGTAATATGTTTTGATTTCGTCAATGAcgccatcttcatcttctttatccATTGCAGCTGAGGCATAATCAGGTCCCTTATGAATAtatttgaaaagatacttaacaGCTCGTGTTTGGACGCACCACTCTACATTCATATGGGCGCGATATCGAAGCATGAGGTCTCTGTTGTATGGTACAACAAATCCATTGTCTAATCTGATTCCATTTTTCTCAATGAACCTACCATCAATCCGACGCATGTAAGCTGGAAATCCATTTGCGTCAATCGATGTCCTGATGTTGAGAGGTTTCGGAAACATCTTAGAACATTTACCGTTAACCATACATACATTATCCTTCTTTGCTGCACCGCAAGGACCATGCATCATACAATCCCCAACGATCACATACAGGTCTGGATCTACTGTCTTGTCTGGTATTTCAGCGGAAATAATCTTATCTATATCATCGGCTGTTGGAAATTTTGATCCTTTTTCCATGAAGACAAGAATATGAGCGTGTGGCATTCCTCTTTTTTGAAACTCAATCGTGTACATTactgacaaaataaaaaaataaaatagttagtcaattttaacaaacaaaacagCTATCTACATTAGTTGTTTTGATTAAACAATTAATATAAGTAACATGTAAAGGAGATTTACCTGCAGCAACAGGACCGAATAAGGAGCCGTTCTTTTTAGTCAACTCGCCGATAAGATTATCGAGTTTCATCTTGAAAACTCTACACAATATTTCTGGCCTGTCTTCGGTGGTCAGGTTATATTTTTTCAGATACCTTGTAACTTCAGGCCATTTTGGATTACACGTAAAAGTGATGAAAATATCGGGAAATCCATGGTATTTGCACAGAGCCATGGCATCATAGTAGTGCTGCTTCATATACCTTTTTCCCCCGGTGAAAGTTGCTGGAATGAAAATTCGGCTCCCTTGTTCCGCCATCTTAGCTCCAGCTCTTGTAGCTGCTTTCTGGATTGCAGCGTAACTACTTGACCGGAGCTTTTTCTGATTCAGCCACAAGTAACGTAGTCTACTCGATTCTATCATTGTGTAAGCGTCCACAAGGAACTGATGAAACAATCTGCCTGATCTTGTAATTGTAGGTGCTTCCCACCTCCTCTCTAAAATCCGAAATGCAAAGTACTCACGCATAGTTACATTCTTGCGTTTTCTCGCAGTGCTGTCTTCAAAACCAATAGGAATATTTAATCGAAAGCCATCCTCTCCATATGGAAACAATAGTGGATATTGCAGAGGTAAATACGCCGGATGTAATTCACTTATCCTTTGCAACTTTCCACTTGTACTCTCTAGAACAATATCTCGTGTCtccatatttaaaacaaaatctccAGGTATCAAAGCAGCAACTTCATTTGCAGTCGGCAGATTAGGGGTCCGTCCATCAGATTGTTGACTTTCAATCAATCTCATCCTATAACCTGTTGATCCTTCCACGTCGAATCTGTCTCTTGCAGACCTAAAAGCCTTGACATGAGGGTTATACTGATCTAACATATTcttcagaagaagaacaagTGGTTCTCTTAGTTTCTTAGCAGCAACTCTGTCAGACCtgcaaagtttttaaaaaatcctaATATAAGTTAACAAAACGTCGACCATACTACAAAGCGAACAATAACAAAACGTCGACCATACTACAAAGCGAACAATATAATCATAGTAACTTCATATAATGAAGTAAATTACCCGGCATAAGCGTCAAGTCTATTTTTGATCTCATTTAAAGTGTCAATGATATAGAGCTGGAAAAATTTTGGAGCTTGTCCAGGCTCGGGAACTATATCAACAATACGATGATAGTTCTCACCGGACATTCGGAAAACAAATGGTCCACGACCATTGTTAATAGAATGATCTATCTTCCCCCCAAGAGATGTGAAAGAGAACATCATATTGTAAGCTCGTATGAACTCTCGATAATGTTTGCTTAACTCGTCTCCTTTGCATAACAAAGTCATTAACTCCATTGGAGGATTCACGAGCCGAGGAAGTACAACTTTACCATGTTTACAACACATTGTGAATACAGGATTGGCACTACGCCGGCGTTTTCCAATTCTTTCACCATACCACATATATGCTTGACAAAACTTACAATTCCAACCTGGATCTCCGTCGTCGTAGTAACCTGTGTTTCGTCAAATatcttcattaaaaaaaactaatatcgAGGTTATTTATTTGTAAGAAACATTGTAGTAATTTTCAGGTCATCACCGTTTTTTTGTATCCCAATGACAATAGGCGAAGTAACTGTATTATTAGTTTCTTGTGGGATATGTTGTGGTGATGTGTTTATCAAAGTCTCTCCAGGAGGATAGGTAGTGTAAGTCTGATTCTCCTCATCTTCattatcattttcattttcagaCTCACTTTCCATTGCATATCGATTATTGTAAGCTGCGTGAAAAAGTGTACTACAAAGTCAAAATATATGATCCATAAATAAAACGTTTTGTATATGTATAGATGGAATAGACATTTTACCTTCAGGATGATCCTCGACGATGAACCTTGGTGGAGGAATGAATTCATTGGTTTTGGTTTGTTGGAATGGACTTTGAGTAGctgaaaaagatttatttaaacatataatCAAAGGTCTAGCGCAAATAAATTCATGAAATaggtataatattaatttttacctTTCAGTATACATCATATTAGTACGATtacaaatatctaaaaaattacCTTCACGAGGTGCATCTTCTACAGACACTGCTGGACCAGTCGGGATACTATGGTGTGTCATGTTGGGACCTTGTCTTGCTGTATAAATTTGTTTAAGTTTAGTCGCACTTTTGAAATAGTAGCATAGAACTTATAATAACgacaaaacattatttaaaaccCGTTGTTACCTTCCTTATGTCTTGTCTTTGAATTCACCGATGGAGGTGATCCAATTGTCTTTCGTTTCCTCAAGGTACTCCGGGATATAGTTTCTTGATAACCAATAGTACCTTAAGGaatgataatttttaattatacgtAACTTGTGCTAAACTAttaatttattactattttattaacTATTTGTATACGATCATACTATATAAGCACTACTTATATAATAAGCAGTAATTAATAAACAATGCTATTACTCGATGGGTGCATGTTGATTCCAGAAACACTCAAATTTGCAAGAGTAGGTGAACTTTGCGTTGAATTATAGGGACCTACAGACATAAATAGAATTCATAAGCTAAT
This genomic stretch from Brassica napus cultivar Da-Ae chromosome C9, Da-Ae, whole genome shotgun sequence harbors:
- the LOC106397969 gene encoding uncharacterized protein LOC106397969; translation: MARQGDGFEGNVQHLQHNPIYNCKTCNKDFEHAIHCYYLVVRVSDDSKGEVKFLLFNNIAERLIRRPAFELVQEAGQENPHFLPQSLTDLIGRKLLFKITIATRQGPNMTHHSIPTGPAVSVEDAPREATQSPFQQTKTNEFIPPPRFIVEDHPEAYNNRYAMESESENENDNEDEENQTYTTYPPGETLINTSPQHIPQETNNTVTSPIVIGIQKNGYYDDGDPGWNFVLPRLVNPPMELMTLLCKGDELSKHYREFIRAYNMMFSFTSLGGKIDHSINNGRGPFVFRMSGENYHRIVDIVPEPGQAPKFFQLYIIDTLNEIKNRLDAYAGSDRVAAKKLREPLVLLLKNMLDQYNPHVKAFRSARDRFDVEGSTGYRMRLIESQQSDGRTPNLPTANEVAALIPGDFVLNMETRDIVLESTSGKLQRISELHPAYLPLQYPLLFPYGEDGFRLNIPIGFEDSTARKRKNVTMREYFAFRILERRWEAPTITRSGRLFHQFLVDAYTMIESSRLRYLWLNQKKLRSSSYAAIQKAATRAGAKMAEQGSRIFIPATFTGGKRYMKQHYYDAMALCKYHGFPDIFITFTCNPKWPEVTRYLKKYNLTTEDRPEILCRVFKMKLDNLIGELTKKNGSLFGPVAAVMYTIEFQKRGMPHAHILVFMEKGSKFPTADDIDKIISAEIPDKTVDPDLYVIVGDCMMHGPCGAAKKDNVCMVNGKCSKMFPKPLNIRTSIDANGFPAYMRRIDGRFIEKNGIRLDNGFVVPYNRDLMLRYRAHMNVEWCVQTRAVKYLFKYIHKGPDYASAAMDKEDEDGVIDEIKTYYDCRYITACESSWRILAFPTHFRTTSVEKLGFHLPDQELVFFDEDEPIESILNKKTVNQTMFLAWFIANRKYAEARELTYAEFPTKFVWKSGTREWVPRKRGFAIGRIAHIQPSGDELYFLRVLLNWVRGPTSYEDIRTVDGVLYHTYEDACYALGLMDDDKEFIEAIKDASDCSSATYARKLFARMLVSKSLSQPHVVWEATWEYLTDDILYKKRRETGRPDMNLTIDHLLSNGRSLKKWPHMPKPENFGDYNGNRLIDDELNYVVEDQLKENERLMAMITDEQRGVYEQILDAVLNDSGGVFFLYGYGGTGKTFVYRALSSAIRSKGMIVLNTASSGIAALLLEGGRTVHSRFGIPIDADEFSTCKKMEAGSDRAELVKAAKLIVWDEAPMMSRHCFETLDRTMRDIIRSCEEKPFGGKVVVFGGDFRQILPVIPGGGRAETVLAALNSSYLWEHCKVLKLTKNMRLLAGLTDDAAKELESFSNWILDIGDGKINLPNDGQVEIDIPSDLLIQNSGEDPIETMAKEVYGQAFQTSTDNDLYRHRAILTPTNDEVDKINDYMLSQLPGEEKVYLSSDSIIPSDVDIEENVVYSAEFLNSVKVAGLPRHCLKLKVGAPIMCLRNMDVADGLCNGTRLIVTQLLPHVIEGRIITGNKIVGHPVWIPRMFVTPPDTKFPFRMRRRQFPVTLAFAMTINKSQGQTLESVGLFLPRPVFSHGQLYVALSRMGSDGLGTDCIQEHPVF